The Urbifossiella limnaea genome has a window encoding:
- a CDS encoding SGNH/GDSL hydrolase family protein, with protein MPAWLYSIAVAFVLAAGLSAGQDGKKDAPKTPPKKAPQPALAPVVDVPGLPRVLLIGDSISIGYTLPVREKLKAVANVHRPPTNCGPTTRGVAQLDGWLGDGRWDVIHFNFGLHDLKFVDDKGQNTSPDKGKVQVPVEEYRKNLDALVGRMKKTGAKLIFATTTPVPEKEPARRADADRAYNAAAREVMARHGVAVNDLDAFVRGRKGEGQLPNNVHFTPDGYTALAGQVAAEVRKALGR; from the coding sequence ATGCCCGCCTGGCTGTACTCGATCGCCGTCGCCTTCGTCCTGGCCGCCGGCCTTTCCGCCGGCCAGGACGGGAAGAAGGACGCCCCCAAGACCCCGCCGAAGAAGGCCCCGCAGCCGGCCCTCGCCCCGGTCGTGGACGTGCCCGGCCTCCCCCGCGTGCTCTTGATCGGGGACTCCATCTCGATCGGATACACCCTACCCGTGCGGGAGAAGTTGAAAGCCGTAGCGAACGTCCACCGCCCGCCGACCAACTGCGGCCCGACCACCCGCGGGGTCGCTCAACTGGACGGGTGGCTGGGGGACGGCCGGTGGGACGTGATCCACTTCAACTTCGGGCTGCACGACCTGAAGTTCGTGGACGACAAGGGGCAGAACACCAGCCCGGACAAGGGGAAGGTTCAGGTGCCGGTGGAGGAGTACCGGAAGAACCTGGACGCGCTGGTCGGGCGGATGAAGAAGACCGGCGCGAAGCTGATCTTCGCCACGACCACCCCGGTCCCGGAGAAGGAACCCGCCCGGCGGGCGGACGCGGACCGGGCGTACAACGCGGCGGCCCGGGAGGTGATGGCCCGGCACGGGGTCGCGGTGAACGACCTGGACGCGTTCGTCCGCGGGCGCAAGGGGGAGGGGCAGCTCCCGAACAACGTCCACTTCACCCCCGACGGGTACACCGCCCTCGCCGGGCAGGTCGCGGCCGAGGTGAGAAAGGCTCTCGGCCGGTAG
- a CDS encoding DUF1501 domain-containing protein, with protein sequence MLRVTGETAPLCDGFTRRELLRIGAVGLGGLSLPRLLRCRAAAAATGSRPRAKSVIVLFNGGGIPHHETWDPKPDAPAEIRGAFGVIPTRTPGLRVGELMPRTAGLTDKIAVVRTMVTGDNAHSTSGYQMLTGLPHVPLNRENATPGKPNDWPPYNAVVRALRPAVDGLPSSVVLPRRLANFDGLYPWPGTDAGALGRKYEAWSLDCDPSDPTFTTPGCEPSADLPASRVDHRRALLGRLDRHLADHPGTADHDRYRQQAIDLIAGRRGREAFDLTREPVTVRDRYGRTKHGQSVLLARRLVEAGVSLVQVNWASPDKKLPNGGGWDTHEKHNESLKGWLMPAMDRTYSALIEDLDQRGLLDETLVCWVAEFGHTPRFNAKGGRDHWGRVFSIALAGGGVRGGVVVGRTDRHAGEPTDDAVRPADYLATIFHCLGFDPDATIHDIEGRPLPVSRGRVIESVLR encoded by the coding sequence ATGCTTCGCGTCACGGGTGAGACCGCACCCCTCTGCGACGGCTTCACCCGCCGGGAACTGCTACGCATCGGTGCCGTCGGCCTCGGCGGCCTGTCGTTACCGCGGCTGCTCCGATGCCGGGCCGCGGCGGCAGCGACGGGTTCTCGGCCGCGGGCGAAGTCCGTCATCGTCCTGTTCAACGGCGGCGGCATCCCGCACCACGAGACGTGGGACCCGAAGCCGGACGCGCCCGCCGAAATCCGGGGGGCGTTCGGCGTGATTCCCACCCGCACCCCAGGGCTGCGCGTCGGCGAGCTGATGCCACGGACGGCCGGGCTGACGGACAAGATCGCGGTCGTCCGCACCATGGTCACGGGCGACAACGCCCACTCGACCAGCGGCTACCAGATGCTCACCGGCCTCCCGCACGTCCCCCTGAACCGGGAGAACGCCACCCCCGGCAAGCCGAACGACTGGCCGCCGTACAACGCCGTGGTGCGTGCCCTCCGGCCCGCCGTCGACGGGCTGCCGTCGTCCGTCGTCCTCCCCCGCCGGCTGGCGAACTTCGACGGCCTGTACCCGTGGCCCGGGACCGACGCCGGGGCACTGGGCCGCAAGTACGAGGCGTGGTCCCTGGACTGCGACCCGTCGGACCCGACGTTTACCACCCCGGGGTGCGAACCGTCCGCCGACCTGCCCGCGTCCCGGGTCGATCACCGCCGGGCGTTGCTGGGGCGGCTCGACCGGCACCTCGCCGATCACCCCGGGACCGCCGACCACGACCGCTACCGGCAGCAGGCCATCGACCTGATCGCGGGGCGGCGGGGGCGGGAGGCGTTCGACCTGACGCGGGAGCCGGTCACCGTCCGGGACCGCTACGGGCGGACGAAGCACGGGCAGAGCGTGCTGCTCGCCCGCCGGCTGGTCGAGGCCGGGGTGTCGCTGGTCCAGGTGAACTGGGCGTCGCCGGACAAGAAGCTGCCCAACGGCGGCGGGTGGGACACCCACGAGAAGCACAACGAGAGCCTCAAGGGGTGGCTGATGCCGGCCATGGACCGGACGTACTCGGCCCTGATCGAGGACCTGGACCAGCGCGGCCTGCTGGACGAGACGCTCGTCTGCTGGGTGGCCGAGTTCGGGCACACCCCGAGGTTCAACGCGAAGGGCGGGCGGGACCACTGGGGGCGGGTGTTTTCCATCGCCCTAGCCGGCGGCGGGGTGAGGGGCGGGGTGGTCGTCGGCAGGACGGACCGGCACGCGGGCGAGCCGACCGACGACGCCGTGCGGCCGGCCGACTACCTCGCCACGATCTTCCACTGCCTCGGCTTCGACCC